From Methanosarcina lacustris Z-7289, one genomic window encodes:
- a CDS encoding Fic family protein, with amino-acid sequence MKLPIVPDYSKETLEEAGKFLHEDKIAELAHRYNERYLHWEELKHRKLPLDPFIVWNLMKVSRELKAKSLEFGDWIFKYNLIDEFQEKLHILDKSAAGNLLSSLDALQDNRRKYIINSLMEEAIASSQIEGAATTREIAKRMLQENRKPKNKDEKMIVNNYDTVKHIVDLKNEAITPEKILEIHRMITNGTLEKTEYEGNFRENNEIAVYSHDGTLLHKPVEYPEIPKLIDELCDFASSKDENFIHPVIKGIIIHFLVGYIHPFNDGNGRTARALFYWHLLKNDYWLFEYMAVSRVINNSKKQYRNAYLYTESDRTPNDSGDLTYFLKYNLDCIQKALDDILEYLERKQKEQSQALRIITESGNLTLRQAEILKQFLKQPEKPVTIKEIVTTYSVAYATARSDLFHLEEMGYVEKRKAGKEFIFIFKKVD; translated from the coding sequence ATGAAACTCCCGATTGTCCCTGATTATTCAAAAGAAACCCTTGAAGAAGCTGGAAAATTTCTTCATGAGGATAAAATTGCAGAGTTAGCCCACAGGTACAATGAGAGGTATCTGCACTGGGAGGAGTTAAAACACAGGAAACTTCCCCTGGACCCTTTTATTGTGTGGAACCTGATGAAAGTGTCCAGAGAATTAAAAGCAAAATCTCTGGAATTTGGGGACTGGATTTTCAAGTATAACTTAATAGACGAATTTCAGGAAAAACTCCATATTCTGGATAAATCCGCAGCAGGAAATCTTCTCAGCAGTCTTGATGCCCTGCAGGACAATAGAAGAAAATACATTATCAACTCCTTGATGGAAGAAGCAATAGCTTCAAGCCAGATCGAAGGTGCAGCAACTACAAGGGAAATTGCAAAAAGGATGCTGCAGGAGAACAGGAAGCCTAAAAATAAAGACGAAAAAATGATTGTAAACAATTACGATACCGTGAAGCATATAGTGGATTTAAAAAACGAAGCCATCACCCCTGAGAAAATCCTTGAAATCCACAGGATGATTACAAACGGTACCCTTGAAAAAACCGAATACGAAGGCAATTTCAGGGAAAACAACGAGATAGCAGTTTATTCCCATGACGGGACACTGCTTCATAAACCTGTGGAATATCCTGAAATTCCGAAATTAATTGATGAATTATGTGATTTTGCCAGCAGCAAGGATGAGAATTTCATCCACCCCGTGATAAAGGGAATAATAATCCACTTCCTGGTCGGATACATTCATCCCTTCAACGATGGCAACGGCAGGACCGCAAGGGCTCTTTTCTACTGGCATCTACTCAAAAACGATTACTGGCTTTTCGAGTACATGGCAGTCTCAAGAGTAATAAATAACTCAAAAAAGCAGTATAGAAATGCCTACCTCTATACCGAATCAGACCGAACCCCAAATGATTCAGGCGACCTTACATATTTCCTCAAATACAACCTTGACTGCATACAAAAAGCCCTTGACGATATCCTTGAATATCTGGAAAGAAAACAGAAAGAGCAGTCTCAAGCCCTGAGAATCATTACCGAATCCGGAAATCTGACGTTAAGGCAGGCAGAAATCCTCAAGCAGTTCTTGAAGCAACCTGAAAAACCCGTCACGATTAAAGAAATAGTAACCACTTACAGCGTGGCATACGCTACAGCCAGAAGTGACCTTTTTCATCTGGAAGAAATGGGGTACGTTGAAAAAAGGAAGGCTGGGAAGGAGTTTATTTTCATTTTTAAGAAGGTTGATTGA
- a CDS encoding ISAzo13 family transposase: MLEEMISKKYDLLKPFLDEKSKRLFAAAEALSIGTGNISIVSRATGISQDTIKKGCNELKSGKSLSDDKIRAPGGGRKKSVEKDPTLLSDLESLIEPTSRGDPESPLRWTCKSLRNLAGELQNIGHKVSHARVADMLRMLGYSLQANKKTIEGTEHPDRDKQFEHINDKCKLFQGEHQPVISVDTKKKELIGNFRNVGRELRPKKDPIPVNVYDFKDKELGKVNPYGVYDITNNEGWVNVGIDHDTASFAVESIRRWWNLMGCESYPDAKKLLITADCGGSNGSRVRLWKTELQKLTDEIGLEISVCHFPPGTSKWNKIEHRLFTQITLNWRGKPLTSYEVIVNLIAATKNSKGLRVKCMLDTNKYPKGTKIEKKQVEELGIIHDEFHGEWNYTFKPKNMVN; encoded by the coding sequence ATGCTTGAGGAAATGATTTCCAAAAAATATGACTTACTAAAACCTTTTCTTGATGAAAAAAGCAAACGTTTATTTGCCGCTGCAGAAGCGCTTAGTATTGGCACAGGTAACATCAGCATAGTCTCTCGTGCAACGGGTATTTCTCAAGATACAATTAAAAAAGGTTGCAATGAACTGAAAAGTGGCAAATCTCTTTCTGATGATAAAATACGTGCTCCTGGAGGAGGCCGTAAAAAGAGTGTTGAGAAAGATCCTACTCTTTTATCCGATCTTGAGTCACTTATTGAACCAACAAGTCGTGGAGACCCGGAATCTCCTTTACGCTGGACTTGTAAAAGTCTTCGAAATTTAGCAGGAGAACTCCAGAATATAGGGCATAAAGTAAGTCATGCAAGAGTTGCGGATATGCTTCGCATGCTTGGTTACAGTTTACAAGCGAATAAGAAAACCATAGAAGGAACTGAGCATCCTGATCGTGACAAACAGTTTGAGCATATAAATGATAAATGTAAGCTATTTCAAGGTGAACATCAGCCTGTAATCTCAGTAGATACAAAGAAGAAAGAGTTAATTGGAAATTTCAGGAATGTTGGTCGTGAATTGCGTCCAAAAAAAGATCCAATACCTGTCAATGTATATGATTTTAAGGACAAAGAACTGGGAAAGGTAAATCCATATGGGGTATACGACATTACTAATAATGAGGGATGGGTAAACGTCGGTATAGATCATGATACAGCGTCTTTTGCAGTTGAAAGCATACGTAGATGGTGGAATCTAATGGGATGTGAATCATATCCTGATGCAAAAAAACTTTTAATTACTGCAGATTGTGGGGGGAGCAATGGATCAAGAGTACGATTATGGAAAACAGAATTACAAAAATTAACGGACGAAATTGGATTGGAGATTTCGGTTTGCCACTTTCCTCCAGGTACAAGTAAATGGAATAAAATTGAGCATAGATTATTTACCCAGATAACTTTAAATTGGAGGGGAAAACCACTAACAAGCTATGAAGTAATTGTAAACCTTATTGCAGCAACAAAGAATTCAAAAGGGCTCAGAGTAAAATGTATGTTAGACACGAATAAGTATCCAAAAGGAACTAAAATCGAAAAAAAACAGGTTGAAGAATTAGGCATTATACATGATGAATTTCACGGAGAAT